A genomic segment from Nicotiana sylvestris chromosome 1, ASM39365v2, whole genome shotgun sequence encodes:
- the LOC104221338 gene encoding non-specific lipid transfer protein GPI-anchored 14-like codes for MKYQFILVLFFMLCVFGNSDTEKDKEECTQSLIGLATCLPYVTANAPAPTPDCCTGLKQVLKASKKCLCLLIKDRNDPDLGLNLNVTLALSLPSVCQAPANISQCPALLHLPPNSPDAQVFYQIGNGSSSIASSPQANSPTPSVGSSPTGTPAGAASAPKSNDGCHIGKRWFGLEAIVGVVLLWSLTSNSFI; via the exons ATGAAATATCAGTTCATATTAGTGCTGTTTTTCATGTTATGTGTATTTGGAAATTCAGACACAGAGAAGGACAAAGAAGAATGTACGCAATCATTGATTGGTTTAGCAACATGTTTACCTTATGTTACAGCTAATGCACCAGCTCCTACACCAGATTGCTGCACTGGTTTGAAACAAGTGTTAAAAGCCAGCAAGAAGTGTCTTTGTTTGCTAATCAAGGACAGAAATGATCCTGATTTAGGACTTAATCTCAATGTTACACTTGCTTTAAGCCTACCTTCTGTTTGTCAAGCCCCTGCTAACATTTCTCAATGCCCTG CTCTTCTCCACTTGCCTCCAAATTCACCAGATGCTCAAGTGTTCTATCAAATAGGTAATGGTTCAAGTAGCATTGCTAGCAGCCCGCAAGCAAATAGTCCCACTCCTTCTG TTGGATCTAGTCCCACGGGTACCCCTGCTGGTGCAGCAAGTGCTCCTAAATCTAATGATGGTTGTCATATTGGAAAGAGATGGTTTGGACTAGAAGCAATTGTTGGAGTTGTCCTCCTGTGGTCTTTAACTTCAAATTCCTTCATATGA